The genomic stretch ACTATACCGTTAACGGACAAAGAAGTATGGAAATCTTATCCGCGCGGTATGTTACGTTCAAGATGCATTAGTGAAGGCGTTCGTACTGTATACCCCGGCATTATTAGCGGCATATACACAGACGAAGAGGTTGAGGCTTTTTCCGAGAAAGAGCGGTTCAACAAAGCAAGGTCCGTTGAGGTTAAAGTAGAAGAAACTAATGCCGAAATGTCACATATAACTGGTGAAGTTTTGCCAGTAGTTCATACTGAAGCAGCGGCTACGTCCAAGAATTTTACACTTCCTGAGGGTATAACCGAAGAAATGTATATTGCTTTAAGAGATAAATTTATTGAAGACGCAACCATTCTTAAAGAAAAGGCTATTAAGAATGCCCATGATGTACAAATTCTCTATTTAATAAGGAAGGATTGGTATGCATTATGCAATGGCTATATGTGCAAAAACGATTGGTTTTTACCCCCATTAAAAGTAGTTAATACAATGCAAGATCTTGTGGCTGGAATGCAAGTTCGATCGATTGCAAAGGGACATATTACTTACATAGATGGATGCTCTACTTCTTTGGATGATGAAATAAATTCAATGGATTATCAGCAGAGTGCTGTTTTAGATTCTGAAAGACAAGCAGGTTTAAATAATGATGCTGCTGACACATTAGAACATGAAATAAATTAGGAGTAATAAAAATGGAATATGGCAGATTATGTTTAGGCCGAGGGATCGGGCAGAGCATTATAATCGGGGATGGGGTAGAAATAAAAGTAAATAAAATAATTGGCAGTTATGTGCAGCTAACAATTATTGCACCAAAGTCATTGCGGGTTCATAGACGTGAGGTATGGGACAGAATAAAATTAGAGGAGTCCGATATAAATGAATAATTTTTGTTTGTCTGTTGCTAATAATTATTTGCAGCAACAGGTTAAAAATGAGCAAGATTTTCTGCTAGAAATATTAAGTAATCATGTAAAAATAAATACAGATTTACCAATGAAAAAAGATAGTGGTAGTAAAAAACAAAAAAAATTTATAATGCAAATTTGTCCAAATTGTAATGAGGTCATAGCTTTCTATCCGCCGCCCGATATTAAAAAAAGATGTGTAGATATTACTTGTGATTGGTGTTATCATGAATTTAATTGGGGGGCATTATGGCAGGAATAAATAAAGTAATATTATTGGGTCACTTGGGTAAAGATCCAGAAATTAGGTCTATGCAAAATAATGACAGGGTGGCTAGTATGAGTCTAGCCACTTCTAAAAAGTGGAAAGATAAAGTTACAGGTGAAGAAAAGAAGCAAACCGAATGGCATAATGTGGTTGCTTTTGGTAAGCTCGCAAGTATATGTGAGCAATATCTTAATAAGGGTGATCAGGCTTATATGGAAGGACATTTGTCTACTACAAAATATACTGGTAAAGATGGTATTGAAAGATATACAACTAAAATAATTCTGGAGAACTTACAGATTCTTAATTCTTTTAAGGGAGATATACGCGCTAAAGAACCGAATGGAAATGTTGAAGAATTTCGCCCTGGAAGCTCAAAGTTGAATATGTCGCATAATTATGATGATGTTCCATTCTAGCTTGGATGGGCTTTTATTGATGACATATTGGAGAAGAAGGGACTGATATGAAATGGCATAAGGTGGTTTGATGAATAAAAAAGTATTGATTGATTTAGAGGATATTTTAGTTTTAAAAGGAAAAACAGGTCTTTTGCAGGCTTTTGAAAGGTTGTCTTTAAATGGTTGGTCAAATATAGCCACGAGAGATGCTGAGCTGTTAATTGAAGGCTGTGAGTTGTTTTTTGAGAATTTATTGAGATGGTTTGATGAGCAAGAAAGTATTGATTAGTTTGGATGATATAGACCGGCTTTATGTCGCTGGCTCTAATAAAATTAATGGGGTTAGCGACTATTGGAATGGTTATGCAAAATGTACGGCTGATTTATAGGATAGAACATGATATAGGTGACGATGAGACTCTATATGATGAAGGGGTTTACATGACCAGAGCCGAGAGAAAATCATATTTTGAACAGCAATTTGAGAAATTAAGGCAGGAGAAGAAATGACAAAAAAAGTACTGATTAGTGAACAGGATATAAATACATTATTCTTGTGCGAAGAGGGCAATGAATTTCTACAGGCGGATCCATGGGCATTTATATGTGCCATGCATGTTTATGCATTAGCGTGGTTTAGAAATCAAACCGAGGTGAAAAAAGTACTGATTAGTTCGGATGATATAGAGTACATAAGAAAATGTCTTCTTAATCATTATGGCCATGATGTAGGGGATTGGCTAGAAAGTTGGTTCGAAGACCAACCAGGGGTAGAAGATGAAAAGAGTGTTGATTAGCTTAGATGAATTATATTGCGCTATGGTTACAGGATATGAAACGCCCAGAAAAGATGCGTTTGAGGATAGGAGATGGTTAAGGGAGCAAGCCAAAAAATGGTTCGACGCTCAGCCTGATGTAAACGACATGTTGGTTGAGGACTTTTTAAAGATTAGTAAATATCATAGAGAGGATTAGGCGAGATGGAATGTAAGTTGTGCGAACTATTACGAAAGGCCCGAGAAAGCTATGGTATTACGGCCACAGAATTGGCCAGGAGATTGGGAATTGGTAGGAGCGAGATCACGCGATACGAGCATGGCAAGCGTCAAATAAGCTTCAAAGCTCTTGTGGAAATTGCAGAAGTATTACAAGCTAATGAGCATCTATTTATTAATGCGTGGCTGCAAAATTATTTATTAATTCATGGATTTGATAAATATACAGTTAATTTAACTAAAGAGGAATCACATGATCAGCCGACAAAATGAATCACAAATAACATTTACAGTTATTACTAGATGTGAAAAATACTCTCAATGGCGATCTTATGGGCGTTCGCTTAAACCTGCTTTTAAATATGCCAAATTGTGTTGTGATAAATCAAAGAGTCTAAATGAAATTCTGCTGACAGTATTATATGAATATGGAGATTTTCAATTGACGCATTATTTTAGCCGTATGGACATTGAAAGGTATAAAAATTATTGGGAGTTTATGCCAATATTGGATATTATATTAACACGTATGAAGAAAGAAGTTATTATGAGCTTAAAATAATAAGGGTGATTGAGCGAGATGAATATGTTTGAAGCGGCAAAGATAGCCATAAAAAATAAAAATGGCTTTATATGTAATGATCCAGATGGGTGTTCCTTATTTTATTATGAAGAGCGATTTTTAAATCAATTAGGATATGGGTTTGATCCATGCGAGTGTGATGTACATGTGGCAATTTGTGAATGTGAAAATGGCCGATGTTTTACAAGAGTCGTTCTCTTCGGAAGCGACGGAGATATATCTAATATCGCTGAGCGGTCTTTCGTTACTGACAAGGCAGAAATGGAATTAGCCGAGATTCCATTGGAAAAGCTTAATGATTTTCTTCTATTTATTAAAGAAGAAACAGTAGATTTTCCTAAAAGATAAGGGTGATTATAGACATAATCACCACTATCTGGATGCAGCCCTGTAAAGCTGGGACATTTATATTGAGACGGTCGCTACCCCGTCAAGCTCAGATAGTGATGAAAAGATAGTATAACATAGGAGAAAGAAAAGTGGCAAGAGAAAAAATGAAACCGTTTCCAATAACGGATAAAAAAGCCGGATATGCATCCAGCGTCCACTGGATGCATGAAATGGATCTGAGTATACAATAAAAATTGTAATGCCAGACTGCAACTGTTGCAGTATAGCATAAGGGAGCGAAAATGAATATAAGTCGCGAAGTTAAAAAGATCTGGCGGCCCTTATAAGCTCTTGCTAGCTGCCTAAATCCTCCTGTGCTTAGCTGGTCTCGAATCAGGTAGCGTCGGATTAAGATACAATAAGTATCAGGGCCATAAAAGATAGTATAGCATAGGAGAGAGAGAAAGTGAAAGAAGAAGATTTTATTTTGAATATTGTACATCCTAAGCATGGGAGATTTCAGTTAAAACATGAAAGCGGCTGTGTTATAACAGGAGAGATGTTTCATGATTTAGCTGTTTTTTTCGATAAAGTTGAGCTTCAACCAAAGAAAAAAAGAATTTTAAGTAGATTATTTTTTAATGGCAAAAATCAGAGGGCGCCGTAACGCCCTCAGGTGACCGGTCTACTCTAAGGCAGGTGGTTGAAAGGTAGTGTAACATAGGAGAAATACAATGAATACAGGTCTCAAAGAATTAATACTGGTTTTTTTGCTTTTTTTTATTATGGTTGCTTTTTTTGTTGGAGGTTTTTTTGGCGGTAAATATTTGCTTTTATCTTTGCCTAAAAAGCTATGCGAAAATAAATATAGTAGTTATACAGTAGATTATACTTTTATGTCTGGGTGTCGCGTAAAAGTAAATGATAAATGGGTGCCGGTTGAAAATTTACGACAAGTATAACAGAGGAAAAAGAAAATGAGTGAGTTTATAAGCTTTATTGATAAAAATGGTTGCTCTGTAATGTTTCATTATACACAAGTTGTCCTTTATATAGATCCAAATAAAAAAATAGCTTGTGCGCATTTTGGTAATGGCCCACGCCAAGATTTGGGTTTTGATGACGCTATTAAATTACAGCAAGCTCTGAATGAAATGATAAAGGAAAAAGAAAAATGAACGAAAATGAAAAATTGCCTTGTGTCAAGCTGATACTTCCTAAAAACATCCCTCATGGCCTTGCTATAAAGCTTGAAGTAAATAGGCCTGTTATGCTGTCTGTTGGCTACCCATCCCCGCCAGCAACGATTAATCCAGATGATTATTCGGCGTTAGCAAATCCTTGGGGAGAAGAGAATGCAGAATAATGAATTATAACATTCGATAAAAGATAGCATAGTTTGAGGTCAGATAATGTTGACAATAAAAGAAAGTAAAAGCCGTAAAAAATCTAGGATATCTTATTATAATTTTCTTGCATCCAAGGCGGAGGATGTCTATAGATTACCATGCTATGACATACGCGACATATATGATGTGCGGTGCTCAAATAAAATATTTCGGTTTACTATTAAGCTTGACTTTGACAATTGGGACTATTATAAACCATATAACATGGCCATAAAGCGTGATATAGAATTACTGAATTCTGTTAATTTTTTTGATGAGGAATACCACAAGAGAGCTCAATACTTTAGAAAAAATAAAATCAGCAATATACATTATGAATTAAGAGACGATCCACCAATTTATTGATTAAAAGGAAACATAAAATGTTTATATCATTACCAAAAGTTCGAATAACGTGCAACCTCTGCAAGGGGAAAGTTAGCGTGAGCAAGATAACGCTCTCCTCCATCTTTAACGCTACCTGCCGAGATTGCAGTAAAAAGGCACCACCTATGCCATTTATTAGGAACAGAAAATTACGCAGAATTTTAAAATTGTTGCTTAGTAAATAGAGGAGATAATAATGGATATTTTTTATGTGTGGCAAGAAAATGGCATATTACGCGTCAATAATCCACTACACGCCAAATACCAGGAGTTTTCTGTTGGAACATTTGTTGACATATCTAATAATGTACCCTCATGGATGAGCCATTTCACTAAAGGCGTACCAGCAGTAGTTCAATATAGTTCTTTGCAGTATAAAAATGATGTAGAAAGATATGAGAATGATGTGTCATTTGAGGAATATGTAAATGCGCAAGGATTTAATCGCAAATATAAACTTTTAATACGATACTCTGAAAATAAATGGTCTTCCTCTGCATGGTACATAGATAGCGTGTTATCGCCAATACAAGATAAAAATAGAATAGCTCAGTATTGCAATGAGCTTTCTAAGCTTAACCACTAGCAACCATTTATTTCTTCTTGCCCTTTTCACTTTCTTTTTTCTTGCTAAGAGCTATCGCCACCGCTTGATCTTGGGGCTTGCCCGAAGCTATTTCCGTCTTTATGTTCTTACTGACCGTTTTGTCACTTGCACCTTTTTTTAATGGCATATTGTACCTCTATCTATTTTGTCTTATCTTGAATAATTTCAATATTTTTAAATGCGATATCGGCTATATCTAACCATAAATCTTCAATAAGCTTTATATCAATTCCGCTTAAATAACCTTTAACTGATCTATCAGCCATAATACTGGTTATTTCGTTAGCCATCATTTTTATATTTGATGCATCCCTTTGTATACTCATGACTCCAACCCTATTATATTCACGGCTCTACCTCCCAAGGCTCACCTCTTTTTTTATCAAATTCACAATGCTGCTCCCAGTATTCTGTAACATTATTGGGCATATCTTTTTTAGCATAATAACATTGTCCAGTCAAACAAAGCAATGTCGCAAGCTCATCACATCTTATCAATAAACGTGTTATCGTTACACCATCCTGATTTATATTATCTCGATCGTCGTAACAAGGCATCACTCCACCCCCAATTCTTTACATAGCCTATTGTATTCTTCTTTAGTTATCTGGCAACTATCCCAATAATCATAAAGTGATGAAGATAAATTGTCAACGCATTCATCAATATTTTTGCGAACATTATACTTTTCATAAATTGAAGCTAAGACTGCCAGTATATTTTCAACGCAATCCCTTATAATTCTATTCATTTCATTCGATACAACAGCTATTGAATAGATATAATATTCTTCAAATTCGGCTATATACCTTAAATAAAATTGATTTTTGTTTAAGATGGCATGGCCTCCATTCTCAAAATTAATCTTTATAAAATCACTCATCATCACCCCTTAATGTATTAGACAATTTGATTATTTCCATCGGTAAATGCCCTATTCTATTTTCCACACATACTCAATTCAAAACTATCTTTAATCTTAGCATATTGTACCGTCTGCCATTGCATATTGCTTGGGTCATCAGCACCGCCGCAAGCCAGAGGCACTATATGGTCTATAATATAGCCTGGGCATCTCCCGTGATTATTGCCGTTACTAGGGCATGGATTTTGCTTTTTAAACGCATTCTTAGCGGCTTCACTACGATGAGCTTTGCAAAATGCATCAACACTGCATCCAGCCAGCAACATTACAATCAATATAAATACAATATATCTACGCATAATAACCTCTCTCCATTACCATATTTTCTCATATAGAAAATATTTAAAAGAATTTTTTCTGTGACAGATTAAGTTAAAACTGATAAATAAGTCAATTATAACTCCATCTTCTGGAGAATACCTGTCGATTGACGACCAAATTTTATTCCTAATTTTAGGTTTAAATCTTGATTTAACTTTCATCATTCCACCTCCGGCAATTCAGGTATCGGCATCCAGTGAGTTATATCATTAACGTCCATATAAAGACATCGTGTAGTTACATTCCAGATTGAATCAGAATTGGTATAACGAACAAGTCTGCCTATTTCAATTGGATAAACCCCAAATTGTGGACTAGACCCTTCATTCAAATAAAGGCCGTCAGTTAATCTTAATACGCATAATATTGAAGATTGTTCAATACGGTTATTGTAGCGATAATCTGGATCTATATTAGGTAAGCCATCCTCAACCCTTACCCACGGCGACTTACTCATTCTCACCCCCTATAGGTGGAATTGGCATCCAGTGAGTTACTTCTCTCGCATATCCGATATAATGGTCTGGTTCACCCCATCCATCCCATATCCACTTTCCTACATCTTTTCTATAAAAATCGTGATCAAACCACCCATGTCTAATTATCACAAATGATTTAATTTTATTTTCATCAAAATCGTAGTTACATTCTATTCTAACGATAACGGGATTATCTTCGTTGCTCTCGACCTCGCTTGGAGGCCTTTTCGCGCTCACCCAAGGCGAAGCGCCCCGGTTCCATCTTTCAATACCTTCAAATAACTTTACTTTGGCTCGAAACATATTTTTATCTGTAATTTCTTTATGAGTTCTACTGATAGAAGAATGAAATGCTTGCTCCAGAACAGAGTTTATTAATAATGAAATTAATTCTATTATCTCATCA from Alphaproteobacteria bacterium encodes the following:
- a CDS encoding carbon storage regulator, with protein sequence MEYGRLCLGRGIGQSIIIGDGVEIKVNKIIGSYVQLTIIAPKSLRVHRREVWDRIKLEESDINE
- the ssb gene encoding single-stranded DNA-binding protein, which produces MAGINKVILLGHLGKDPEIRSMQNNDRVASMSLATSKKWKDKVTGEEKKQTEWHNVVAFGKLASICEQYLNKGDQAYMEGHLSTTKYTGKDGIERYTTKIILENLQILNSFKGDIRAKEPNGNVEEFRPGSSKLNMSHNYDDVPF
- a CDS encoding helix-turn-helix transcriptional regulator; amino-acid sequence: MECKLCELLRKARESYGITATELARRLGIGRSEITRYEHGKRQISFKALVEIAEVLQANEHLFINAWLQNYLLIHGFDKYTVNLTKEESHDQPTK
- a CDS encoding lipoprotein, producing the protein MRRYIVFILIVMLLAGCSVDAFCKAHRSEAAKNAFKKQNPCPSNGNNHGRCPGYIIDHIVPLACGGADDPSNMQWQTVQYAKIKDSFELSMCGK
- a CDS encoding DUF551 domain-containing protein, whose product is MSKSPWVRVEDGLPNIDPDYRYNNRIEQSSILCVLRLTDGLYLNEGSSPQFGVYPIEIGRLVRYTNSDSIWNVTTRCLYMDVNDITHWMPIPELPEVE